The proteins below come from a single Antennarius striatus isolate MH-2024 chromosome 18, ASM4005453v1, whole genome shotgun sequence genomic window:
- the dspa gene encoding desmoplakin-A isoform X2, translating to MSLYGSNPKLATIGQRSNSRPDLSGPGFRNDVFVGGNGFQGDFQVGDGGGGYTYTSSFSRTSAHGGGGGGHKVHLGMGGSGGGGMSVQALQQKSMFLTGQCQEYLQRAKLILQSGGPAMEAEKLLIMAAETMEQMKLCGRDLQQMRIPSDIFRNLDQLQNMHTAIQQQLVGGMTMRRSRGSVGSLEGGRIFNDAMAWIAQQKRMIETAPWGDDSAAIEKQILSHSRTHSSLQRSQEVDRARDELNSKGDRYNLAILEQEWDSLQKMSHSRVSQLRELQNIIEEISRAIMWVNEREEEELVFDWGDKNIDQYIPRKEESYSGMMKDLEEKEKELNKLKVKADGLLNNNHPAADKIQAYMDTLQTQWSWLLQITKCIHSHLKENSAYSQFFKDANETYSKLQKEHETIRSKFTCNKNTPLETLVELLKNLEKHKERIVENKRQVQSLVNKSKTIVRLKPRNPEEKSSSPIMVRALCDFKQDQKGILKGNEGILKENSQRSKWLVTGPGGLDMMIPSVCLLIPPPNPLSIALASKNEQYYDAIMSLWNQLYINIKSLISWQYCLKDINFINTLTVSMLSKMRPEEYRNIIKRLETHYEEFLRTSKGSELFGEDEKKTIQGHFDKAQNHYDTLIIQLPTYKEEKVKPEPPKKEVIKPVTVKVVKTTPPPSSTLSLTLLSSLQELRRRLELAESGLTSHLHVHLGDNSVHECSVHIQKLQGLHQDLDSIHDEYLRLREMIVKQLEGLPPDSEQAKFLQSELEIINKKLRGLQGLYTAYSQRLAALQGLLQNLLQSEDIIKVYEARLTEKETTSLNVGEVEMYRSTLKQMKSDIEHKRDLLTALESDLAKAVHWNSQISDSFHKCDVDLSKYTELVGQMSDRWRRIQTQIDSRMWDLEKQEKQLNDYRQNSTSLEEWINNARKRQDSLQLVKLGDIQTLLDHLNQQKALHTEIKGKKEKVEDVQRKADTCAASIKDYELQLASYSSGLETLLNIPIKRTMLQSPASVVREEAADLQSQYIELLTRSSDYYKYLGEMVKNMEELKIRNTKIEMLEEELKRLKDSIQDRDQKNKFLEDALARYKLELSQSKDELISMEEVKRTTVMQVNATKESLDSTHSQLQDLNDQLTRIKYQLEEEKRKKRLAEERYNSQQEEYEAAVRRRQKELEELNWAKIDLEKSVKDKERELERMKILLEEEASRRRNAESDISKTSMLAHESQSQYSELLLERDNLLTKLKLLEQDKMRHQRLDEELTRIKLTLETELRNKQRLQDEKNTILKDLNYIKSQYELRDSQIRQCESDRDKARQERLSLQNEIERLMRELRSLEESYKSRLLISEKEASDLALKRDALLREIHRLQQRPISLSKHTQTNEKVPTIDPSKLVFDGVRRKVTAHQLYDCGIISKSTLDQLLKGTKTVDEVAVEIQLNLKGTGIIAGMITGSHGKMPFTEAKNRQLLSPESALMLLEAQAATGYIVDPTFNEKMPVDTACSRGIVDTEDRDTLVTAEAASLGFKDPFTGKVLSVGQACKQGRVDKNKAIRLLQAQESIGGIIDPVLSVFLPKDLALDRNLIDEELYRELNKKPTCYLDPITGEKISYTDLRKKCTVDSVAGLLLLHGPEKPMTVKGLRGEVSVTELIKSELLDETDLQKLEQGMLSSKDIEEKLKSYLYGSTCIAGIYDEANDQILPFYKAMRDGLLMRGTTLELLEAQAASGFIVDPVNNVFLTVEEAAKRGLIGKEFKNKLLSAEKAVTGYKDPSTGNTISLFQAIEKELIEKGHGIRLLEAQIASGGIIDPKESHRIDVAVAYKRGYFDEEMNDILSYEGDDTKGFFDPNTKENLTYLQLKNRCITDSKTGLILLPLKDKKKIQKMEESRTNILRKRRVVIVDPDSGLEMSVREAYHQDLIDYDTFLDLSEQECEWEEITIKGSDGSARLVIVDRKTGTQYDIKDCLERGIVDQASLDKYRAGKITLTQFAYEISNKSSSNEMTIAASKIDDVVTCSSPTQLAPSSPTVRKRFSSISITVSPPEMFDDQSPVAAIFDTETLEKITIPEALRRGIVDTLTAQRLLEAQVCTGGIINPATGERLSLQDATHQCIIDESLASKLKPAQKAYVGFEDVKTKRKMSAAEAVKEAWLPYEAGNRFLEFQYLTGGLIEPETGCRISIEEAIRKGWVDGQGAQKLQDTKNYQKNLTCPKTKLKISYKEAMDSCMVEESNGMKMLQASSISSKGISSPYNVSNPGSRSGSRPGSLAGSRSGSRRGSVDYTSSYSYTYTTSSTSYSTNSQS from the exons ATGAGTTTGTACGGTTCCAACCCGAAACTAGCGACCATCGGACAGCGAAGTAATTCGCGACCGGATTTGTCGGGTCCCGGTTTCAGGAATGATGTTTTCGTCGGTGGAAACGGCTTCCAGGGTGATTTCCAAGTCGGAGACGGCGGAGGAGGATACACCTACACCTCCAGCTTCTCCAGGACCTCCGCTCATGGCGGGGGTGGCGGGGGGCACAAAGTGCACCTCGGTATGGGTGGCAGCGGAGGAGGTGGCATGAG TGTACAGGCTCTTCAGCAAAAATCCATGTTCCTGACAGGCCAGTGTCAAGAGTATCTGCAACGAGCAAAGTTGATTCTCCAGAGT GGGGGTCCAGCTATGGAGGCAGAGAAGCTGTTGATCATGGCGGCAGAAACCATGGAGCAGATGAAGCTTTGTGGCAGAGACCTGCAGCAGATGAGAATACCTTCAGATATCTTTAGAAA TTTGGACCAATTACAAAACATGCACACCGCTATTCAACAGCAGTTAGTTGGTGGCATGACCATGAGGCGGAGCAGAGGCAGTGTGGGCTCCCTGGAGGGGGGAAGAATCTTTAATGATGCCATGGCTTGGATTGCTCAACAGAAG CGTATGATTGAGACGGCTCCATGGGGAGATGACTCCGCCGCAATAGAGAAGCAAATTTTGAGTCACAGCAGAACCCACAGCTCTCTTCAGAGGAGTCAGGAAGTAGACCGTGCCAGAGACGAACTG aactCAAAGGGTGACAGATACAACCTCGCAATCCTGGAACAAGAGTGGGACAGCCTGCAG AAAATGTCCCACAGCCGTGTTAGTCAGCTGCGTGAGCTCCAGAACATCATTGAGGAGATCTCCAGAGCCATCATGTGGGTCAATGagcgagaggaggaggagcttgtGTTTGACTGGGGAGACAAGAACATCGATCAGTACATTCCCAGGAAGGAAGAGAGCTACTCT GGGATGATGAAGGACctagaagagaaagagaaggagctGAACAAGCTGAAAGTGAAAGCAGATGGACTCCTAAACAACAATCACCCTGCCGCAGATAAGATTCAA GCCTATATGGACACCTTGCAGACGCAGTGGAGTTGGCTCCTCCAGATCACCAAATGCATCCACTCTCATTTGAAGGAGAATTCTGCATACAGTCAA TTTTTCAAGGATGCCAATGAGACTTATTCCAAACTGCAAAAGGAACATGAGACTATCCGGAGCAAATTTACTTGCAACAAAAACACTCCTCTGGAGACACTTGTTGAGCTGCTGAAAAACCTGGAG AAACACAAGGAACGAATTGTGGAGAATAAAAGGCAGGTCCAAAGTCTGGTCAACAAATCAAAGACCATTGTCAGACTGAAACCTCGCAACCCTGAAGAGAAGTCCAGCAGCCCCATCATGGTTCGGGCCTTGTGTGACTTTAAGCAAGACCAG AAAGGAATTTTAAAAGGGAATGAGGGCATCCTGAAGGAAAACTCGCAGCGCAGCAAGTGGCTCGTGACAGGACCCGGAGGTCTGGATATGATGATtccctctgtgtgtctgttgatCCCCCCACCAAACCCACTCAGCATTGCTCTTGCCAGCAA GAATGAGCAGTATTACGATGCCATCATGAGCCTTTGGAACCAGCTCTACATCAATATCAAAAGTCTAATCTCATGGCAATACTGCCTCAAAGACATCAATTTCATCAACACCCTCACCGTCAGCATG CTGAGTAAGATGCGTCCAGAAGAGTATCGCAACATCATCAAAAGACTGGAGACTCACTACGAGGAGTTTCTGCGCACCAGCAAAGGTTCTGAGCTGTTTGGagaagatgagaagaaaacGATCCAAGGCCACTTCGATAAAGCCCAAAATCACTACGACACACTGATTATCCAGCTGCCTACTTACA aggaggaaaaagtgaAGCCCGAACCCCCCAAAAAGGAGGTCATCAAGCCCGTGACTGTAAAGGTAGTCAAGACTACTCCCCCACCCAGTTCTACGCTCAGCCTCACCCTGCTGAGTAGCCTCCAAGAGCTGCGCCGCAGGCTGGAGCTGGCCGAGTCTGGTCTCACCAGCCACCTCCACGTTCATCTCGGGGATAATAGTGTGCACGAGTGCTCAGTTCACATCCAGAAGCTTCAG GGTTTGCATCAAGACTTGGACTCCATTCATGATGAGTATCTGCGATTAAGAGAGATGATTGTGAAGCAGCTGGAAGGGTTACCTCCAGACTCTGAACAAGCCAAGTTCCTCCAGTCGGAGCTGGAAATCATAAACAAAAAACTGAGAGGCCTTCAGGGACTGTACACAGCCTACAGTCAAAG ACTGGCAGCTCTCCAGGGTTTACTCCAGAACCTTCTTCAGTCAGAAGATATAATTAAAGTGTATGAGGCCCGGCTGACGGAGAAGGAGACCACCTCTCTGAATGTTGGAGAAGTGGAAATGTATCGCAGCACTCTAAAG CAAATGAAGAGTGATATCGAGCACAAGAGAGACCTGCTGACAGCTTTGGAGTCAGACCTGGCTAAAGCTGTGCACTGGAACAGTCAGATCTCTGACTCCTTCCACAAGTGTGATGTGGACCTTTCCAAGTATACAGAGCTGGTGGGTCAGATGTCTGACCGCTGGCGCCGCATCCAAACCCAGATTGATAGCAG GATGTGGGACTTGGAGAAGCAAGAGAAACAACTGAATGATTATCGGCAGAACAGCACTTCACTGGAAGAATGGATAAACAATGCCAGGAAGAGACAGGATTCCCTTCAGCTGGTTAAGCTTGGTGACATCCAGACACTCTTGGATCACCTCAATCAACAGAAG GCACTCCACACGGAAAtcaaaggaaagaaggaaaaagtagAGGATGTGCAAAGAAAAGCAGACACCTGTGCTGCCTCCATAAAG GACTATGAGCTTCAGCTGGCTTCCTACAGTTCGGGCCTGGAAACTCTGCTTAATATTCCTATCAAGAGAACAATGCTTCAGTCCCCCGCTTCTGTGGTCAGAGAAGAG GCGGCTGACCTACAATCCCAGTACATAGAGTTGCTTACTCGCTCTAGTGACTATTACAAGTACCTTGGGGAGATGGTGAAGAACATGGAAGAGCTTAAG ATCAGGAACACCAAGATTGAGATGCTGGAGGAGGAACTGAAGCGTCTGAAGGACAGCATCCAGGATCGTGATCAGAAGAACAAGTTTCTGGAGGATGCTTTGGCTCGCTACAAGCTAGAGCTTTCTCAATCAAAAGACGAACTTATTTCTATGGAGGAAGTGAAAAGAACCACAGTAATGCAAGTTAATGCTACTAAAGAGAGCCTGGATAGCACACACAGTCAGCTTCAAGACCTTAATGACCAGTTGACACGCATTAAAtaccagctggaggaggagaaaagaaaaaaaaggttggcaGAGGAACGCTACAACAGCCAGCAAGAAGAATATGAGGCAGCAGTTCGCCGCAGACAGAAAGAACTGGAAGAGCTTAACTGGGCCAAGATTGATTTAGAAAAGTCAGTGAAAGACAAAGAACGTGAACTGGAAAGAATGAAGATACTGTTAGAGGAGGAAGCGTCACGTCGCCGAAACGCTGAGTCAGATATCTCAAAG ACTTCCATGTTGGCTCACGAGTCCCAAAGCCAGTACAGTGAACTGCTGCTGGAAAGGGACAATTTACTCACTAAGCTTAAACTTCTGGAGCAGGACAAGATGCGTCATCAACGTCTGGATGAGGAGCTCACCCGCATCAAGCTCACATTAGAAACTGAGCTCCGCAACAAACAGCGACTGCAGGATGAAAAGAACACCATCCTCAAAGACTTGAATTACATTAAGAGCCAGTATGAGCTGAGAGACAGTCAGATTAGACAGTGTGAATCAGACAGAGACAAGGCTCGTCAAGAGAGACTCTCCTTACAGAATGAGATTGAAAGGCTCATGAGGGAACTCAGGAGCCTAGAGGAGAGTTATAAGAGTCGTTTGCTAATCTCTGAAAAGGAGGCTTCAGATCTGGCTCTCAAGAGAGATGCCCTTCTGAGAGAAATACATAGGTTGCAGCAGAGACCTATCTCTCTGAGCAAGCACACCCAGACAAATGAGAAGGTCCCAACAATCGATCCATCCAAGCTGGTATTTGATGGGGTGCGCCGCAAAGTCACGGCCCACCAGCTTTATGACTGCGGTATAATTAGTAAATCCACTCTGGACCAGCTCCTAAAGGGAACAAAGACTGTGGATGAGGTAGCTGTGGAGATCCAACTTAACCTAAAAGGTACTGGCATCATTGCCGGCATGATAACAGGCTCTCACGGGAAAATGCCATTCACTGAAGCCAAGAACAGGCAACTTCTTAGCCCAGAGAGTGCTCTCATGCTCTTGGAAGCTCAAGCAGCAACAGGCTACATAGTGGACCCCACATTtaatgagaagatgcctgtAGATACTGCCTGTTCCAGAGGGATTGTAGACACAGAAGACCGAGACACCTTAGTCACAGCTGAAGCAGCTAGCCTGGGCTTCAAAGATCCATTCACTGGAAAAGTGCTGTCTGTAGGACAGGCTTGCAAACAGGGTAGAGTAGATAAAAACAAAGCCATTCGTTTACTCCAGGCTCAGGAGTCTATTGGGGGCATAATAGATCCTGTTCTGAGTGTGTTCCTTCCTAAAGACTTGGCCTTAGATCGCAATCTTATTGATGAGGAGCTCTACAGGGAATTGAACAAAAAACCTACCTGTTACCTGGATCCAATTACAGGAGAAAAGATCAGCTATACAGACCTAAGAAAAAAGTGTACAGTGGACTCAGTTGCTGGCTTACTTCTGCTCCATGGTCCAGAAAAGCCCATGACAGTGAAGGGTCTCCGTGGTGAAGTGTCTGTAACAGAGCTCATTAAATCTGAACTGCTGGATGAAACTGACTTGCAGAAGCTTGAACAGGGCATGCTCTCTAGCAAAGATATTGAAGAAAAGCTTAAGTCCTATCTCTATGGCAGTACCTGCATTGCAGGTATCTATGATGAGGCCAATGATCAAATACTGCCTTTCTATAAGGCCATGAGGGACGGCCTGCTTATGAGAGGAACCACTCTGGAGCTTCTTGAGGCCCAAGCTGCTTCTGGCTTCATTGTTGATCCAGTCAACAATGTCTTCTTGACTGTAGAAGAGGCTGCAAAGAGAGGCCTGATAGGAAAAGAGTTTAAGAATAAGCTATTGTCTGCAGAGAAGGCAGTAACTGGATACAAAGACCCCTctacaggaaacacaatctCCCTTTTCCAGGCCATTGAGAAAGAACTTATTGAGAAAGGTCATGGAATCCGTCTACTTGAGGCCCAAATTGCCAGTGGTGGGATTATTGACCCCAAAGAGAGCCACCGGATTGATGTTGCTGTTGCCTACAAGAGGGGATATTTTGATGAGGAGATGAACGATATTTTGTCTTACGAAGGGGATGACACGAAAGGATTCTTTGACCCTAATACAAAAGAGAACCTGACATATCTTCAGCTGAAAAACAGGTGCATCACAGATAGCAAAACAGGCCTAATACTTCTGCCActgaaagacaagaagaagatcCAAAAGATGGAGGAGAGCCGTACCAATATCCTTCGCAAGAGGCGGGTTGTGATAGTTGACCCAGACAGTGGGCTGGAGATGTCAGTGAGGGAAGCTTATCACCAGGACCTGATTGATTATGACACTTTCCTGGACTTGTCAGAGCAGGAATGCGAGTGGGAGGAAATAACTATCAAAGGTTCTGATGGCTCTGCGCGCTTGGTGATCGTGGATAGGAAAACAGGAACCCAATATGACATCAAGGACTGTCTGGAACGCGGTATCGTTGATCAGGCATCTTTAGATAAATACCGCGCCGGAAAGATCACCTTGACCCAGTTTGCTTATGAAATTTCAAACAAAAGTAGCAGCAATGAGATGACCATTGCAGCCAGCAAAATTGATGACGTGGTCACCTGTAGCAGTCCCACCCAGCTTGCACCATCTTCTCCCACTGTTCGGAAACGCTTCAGCAGTATTTCCATAACTGTTTCTCCCCCTGAGATGTTTGATGACCAGAGCCCTGTGGCAGCTATATTCGACACAGAGACCTTGGAGAAAATAACTATTCCCGAAGCGCTTCGGAGAGGAATAGTTGACACTCTTACAGCACAGAGGCTTCTGGAGGCCCAGGTTTGCACTGGTGGTATTATCAACCCCGCCACCGGTGAGAGGTTGTCCCTCCAAGATGCCACCCATCAGTGCATTATTGATGAAAGCTTGGCCAGTAAGCTGAAACCTGCCCAGAAAGCCTATGTTGGCTTTGAGGACgtgaagacaaagagaaagatgTCTGCAGCAGAGGCAGTCAAGGAGGCATGGCTGCCTTATGAAGCTGGAAATCGGTTTTTGGAGTTTCAGTACCTGACAGGAGGCCTGATTGAGCCTGAGACTGGATGTCGCATCTCCATTGAAGAAGCTATCCGCAAAGGATGGGTAGATGGTCAGGGAGCCCAGAAACTTCAAGATACAAAGAACTACCAGAAGAACCTGACCTGTCCAAAGACAAAACTGAAGATCTCCTACAAGGAAGCCATGGATAGCTGCATGGTAGAAGAAAGCAACGGGATGAAGATGCTGCAAGCCTCTTCGATATCATCCAAGGGAATCAGCAGTCCTTACAATGTTTCCAACCCAGGATCCCGCTCTGGGTCAAGGCCTGGCTCCCTCGCTGGCTCCAGAAGTGGATCTCGTAGAGGCAGTGTAGATTACACCTCTTCTTACAGCTATACTTATACCACAAGCAGTACCAGCTATAGCACCAACAGTCAATCTTAA